The nucleotide sequence gagaaaagaagatagtGAACGCAGATAAAGGGGAAACTAACTCTCTGGCGGAGGGTAAGCCCTTATGTGCTTCAAGTATGTGCCTACAGAAATTTCCTTTTATCTTGGTTGTTTAATGTCAGTATCATGACATTTCAAGGGGGCTTAGTTTCAATATACATTTAGTTCTGTGCCACGTTTAGATTTTAGTTCTGATGTTATCTGAGGTTTAAGTACACTAATAAAGTGACCTTTTCTGTTCATTTCCAATGTACCAATAGATGATGATACTGGACGCAGTCTGAACGAGAACAAAGGCGTAATGCTCACCATTGGTTCAATTGTGAAATATTCAAGACGCCCAGCACCTGCAATTTGTTGGACGTGAGTTGTCTCAGCAACCTTTACCTTCATTATGGAATTTTTCTTATGTCAGTAATAAATTAACTAGACATGGTTTCTTAATTATATGGATGTAGTTGCCACCAGCTTACAACTGTTTCACATGAATATGTATTGGTAAATGTGGAGGCTGTGGCTTATTTTTTTCATGGGCAATACTTCCATAAATCACCATATTATACTTTTGTCGAGAAATATTTCTAGATATTTCACAATCAGATTTAGACTGCTGAATATATCTGGAAGTTTCTCTGCAAGTATCATTTCACCATGAACTTCTTTCGCATAATACCCTAATGTTAAGCTTGTACTGTTCTGAGTTGATTATAATATCTTGCTGCTAACCTAAAAGACAAGTTGTTCATAAAAGACAAATGCATTTCTTCTATGGTTGTCACTGACGGAGCCACCCTAGCGGCGGGGTGGGGCGGCCGCCCCAGCTACCGACGGCATCGTCCCAGACCCCCGGACCCCCTCTTCTTCCTTAGCTTCGGCTGCTGAGCTGCCGAGCAGAGGCTGCGCCGCCGCAACATGGCGCCGAGCGAGAGCGAGCCACGAGCACTGAGTAGCGAAAAAGACGATGACCGGTTCGTTTTGCAGGGGCAGTGGGAACTGGGCCTTTTTTGTCACTTTAGATTAGCCCAAGTGCCCAACAAGAGCCCAATTTAGCTCCCCAAATCCTCAATCTACCAACACCATCAGGCGCTCGCGCTCAGCTTCCCGAATCCCCAATTCCGCATCGACGCGGATGCCGCCGCCCGCTGCTAGGCGCCAGTCGTGTCTCGCTGCCACCCCACTCGCCGGCCACCACCGCCAGCCGTGGCTCACCGCCACCCCACTCGCTGGCCGCCGCCAGGTGCCTGCGCGGCCCACTGCTGGTCTGCCCGCCGGCGCGCCAGGAGCgatggagggaggaggagaggaactTGGCGCCGGGGCCGGCCGCGACCGTGGATAGGTTAGCAGCAGAGCAGGGGCAGCAGCTCCGCCGGTTACCTCAATTTATTCCGCAAATTTGAGATAACATCCTGTGCTGTTCATCCACCTTTTTGCCATAATTTGTGTGATTCTAACTTTTTCGCTATAATTCGTGCAATGTAGTATGTGAATACGATGCGATTTGGGCCATAAGTTTTTTCGATCATCTTCGTGTTATAACTCGCCCCAGCTATAATTTTTTTCTAGCTCCGTCATTGATGGTTGTGGCAGctaacctatatatatatataaagatctGGTTCCCCGGCTTTGTATCAATAAGCAAGATAAGAGTTGCAATCTTACATGCGCGAGAGGCGCTGTCATACAGCAGACCGCCGTATGAGATACCGTGAAGGACCTAGGCTAATTACTCACAGAATGTTGAGCAAACCTTTGGTAACTAAgtaccacccccccccccccaccccccaccccaccccacccctgcTGAAACCCAATCAAAACACTCATCCTTAATCCTTGTGTAGACTGCCTGCTCCGGACTCCTATCTCCATTAAAAACCATAGCGTTTCTCTCTTTCCAGATGTGCCATAGAGTCAGAATGGCTATTGAGTGTGCCTCTTTTGTGCCCCAGTCAGTCATTGCCATGAATCACTCTAAtttcatatatataaataatGTTATATGTATTTCTAATGTTTAGCTTTCCTTTGCTCTTTAGGGGATGCTTTCATGTCTTTTATGCTGGCACAAAGCTAAATCTTGGTGAATTTAAAGCCCAGTTTCCTTCAAAAGTGTCATCCAGAGTTTGTGATACTATCAAGATGATACCCAGTGATCTACAGCTGGAGTTATTACCACGAATGAATGACTGGCCAAAGTCTTTTGAGACTATCCCTCCTGTTCATGAAGACATTGGCGTGTTCTTCTTTCTTGATAAACCTGTTGGGTAGGGTTCTGGTTCCGGTATCAACATTTTCTCCCATAGAAATGTGCTGAAACATATATTTTACTAGTCAATAACTGTGCTTTCAGACATTCAGTGATTTTGTTCCTAACTTGCTTTGTAGGTGTGAAAAGAAGCACTCTAATATATTAGCAGACTCCAACAATTATGTTCTAAGGGCATATATTGATGGCATAAAGTTATTGATATATTCCTCGGAAGTTCTTCCGCCTGATTCTCAGTGTTAGTGATTCTATTCTTTGTTCCTTTTCATGCAAGAAAATAAACCACCTGCACTAGTTTACAATGCTTCTTCCCCAACTAATTTGTATTGTACACCTGGAAATAAAGTACATTTCAATATTCTGAAAAGATATCAAATGCATATTTTGAGATTCTTATTTCTACCGTGGTAATAGGGATAGATGGTGAGAACTATTTATGGGGGCTTTTTGTGAGGTCGAAAGGAAAGAGTGATCCTTGGCAATTTGGTTCAACCACTACTTGATGATCTGGTTTTCCTGGGCTTGCTAATGTGCAAGAGCATAAAGGTATATGACCAACCTGTAAATTATGTTGCCTGGGAAAGATATGGCTGATGCTTCTTTGACACAGTTTTGTTTGATTCTTCTTCATTGTTGATCCACTCATCTTTCTTCATTCTTTGTTTGCCTAATTGGTTTGGATATTCTTAGAGCTCAACTGTGTGACAATTGCTATAGTTGTTGTCTACCGAGTGATTTATTTTGCCCTGCATTGACAAACGATTCTTTAATAAAATGGAAAGTATAACTTCAAGTATGCTCTTTCAAGTacttttcaaattaatttgatcCCCTGTAAAAAGGACTGACATGATAAAACCTAAGTGAGGGTTTTGCATCTGACCCATCCCCTTACTCAGATTTGGTGTGAAAAAGGTTCATATTAAGATATTTAAATACTGTTGCCCTGCGTTATTTCttagtaattttttttatttataaaaattgtcATCATCATGAACTTATGAATTGGTGGTTTAGGGTTACTGATGCATGGAGGGAAGTTTAATCTCTGCAACCCCTGGACCTCTGTTATGTTATCTGGTTCTGATAGTTGCACTGCCTTGTGGAGAAGAATATAAATTTTTCTATTGCCAACTTCACTTGTAGTAATTCTATATCTTGAGAAAGTTGTGAAGCGTCTTCCTCCATCTCATTTGGTCAAAATGATTCCTCACAGGTAGGCAAATCCAGAGACAGTCAAGTGGACGCTCCATTACATGTAGCAGGCGGCAACCTTCATATGCTGTGCAGTCATTACATTTTCTGTATCCATCTGATTCTGACCTCATGACCGAAGCGTGGAAACCTGAGCTCCATGATTTGGGAGGATTCAACCGTGCTGGTCTATAACAATACATGATTTTAGTTCAGATGCTGAAACTAGCTACTGTAAATTAGTCTAACAGACTCTTGCAACCTGCAACCTGCTCTCGAGATGTATTGACTGTTCGCCACATTCTGGATATTGATCTTGAGATGCTGAAACTGAGAATTTAGGGTGCTGTGGTGTTCTATACTAAGATGTGTAAAACCATGCATATCTGTGCAAGTCCAAATCGCAAGATGGATGTGTTGCTGTATGGATAGCTCGCACTGATAAATTGATGCAAGCTTGTTTCTATTCGTTGGCTTGGCTTGCATGATTCTGTGCCCTGCAATATTTTTTTGGATGGAGGGGCGTGCTCTTCCTGTCTGGGTTTGCTGCTTGAATATCAAATGACAGAGGTAAGATTGCTTGATGTCGTCTCCTCGATTCTTTTTGAAGCTCAAATATGTCACCCGTCGACCCTTGTGAAGACGATATTTTGCTGCAATGGCAAATGGAACAGGATTGAAATTGTCAGGGACGGCGGCTGAAGCGTAAAGACTAAAGACTCGATCAGGAATGGGCCTGGGCCGCCGGTCCATGGTGAACTGTCCGTCCGTCAGCCCAGTGGCCCGGTAGGGAAGAAAGCAGACGGTGGAGGAAGGCGCCGCGTGCGTGTCGTGCGTGTTCGACTGCCCGTGCTTGCATGAGGCAACACGTGTCCACTCAATTCTGAAAGCGGCGACGCCGGCCACCCAAAGCAGGCGGTGTGCTTTCCGTTTCCCAACCCGACGTGGCAGTAGCGGCCTCCTGTATCGCAGCTGTCCGTGGCCCCTGGACGCTCGCATTGAGACAAATTATTATATTATAAGATAAAACAAAACAAACACAACAACGCCAGTGACAGTGAGGTGAATCGGTGCTGTTCCGGCCTACGAGTGCAAGGTGCTCCGTTCATCTGCACTCCATGATAGAAATCTGCGAGTACAAGTATATATACCAACATGCTTCTGGTTCTTTTTAAAAAATCAAAATAGTGCTGCTTAGTACGGAGTCGTATTTGACAGCCAAAACATGCCTCCAACTAAATATGTACTGTAGTCATGTGTAAAATCCGTACTTTTGGCTCGTGACTCGTCGTGGCCGACCTCATCTTTCTCAGGGCTTGTCTAGCGcgtaaagttttagggtgtcatATCGAGTGTTATACGAGCGTAAAGCTGCTGGACGGGACAGGACGGGAGGGAAAAAAATTATTGGCAAAGTACCTTTTCTCAGGAGCAAACAGGTGCAGTATCATGGAGGGCGTTGACGGGTACCGAAGCACGGCGCTTGCCATTTGTCACGTCGTATAAAGGCTCTTTTTTTTGTACACCATGATGATTGGGTATCTCTAAAGAACTCGTGCGCTGAGGCACTAGGCTGAGTGAGAGGTCCGGCCCTTTTTTGCTAAAGACGACGATGGATACATAAACCTCATTTGTGCTCCTGCACTGGATTAACTTTGTATCGCCGCGTGATCCATCGTACGTTGCAGTTCAACCAGAGATTCAAACTTCAATTGGCATGAAGCATTTGGACGATTTGATGATGTTTGTTAAACTTCAATTGAGTTAACGAATCATACGCGTAGGGAGCGGGACCGCATCTTTGCCAGTTGGCAAGGCGGCACGGGGATTTTTATTTTTGTCTCTAATAACAGGCGGGCTGCGGGCGGGCGGCCGCTCGGCACGGCGCACGCTCCATCAGCGTCTGCGAGGCATAGGGGCCCACGCGGACGCGAAGGGACCAACGGGTGACACACAGCGCCACCACGGCCACGTGGGGACCACCACGCGCGGTGCCTCGAGTGGGCTGTGTGTGCCTGTGCGGGGACTCTGGTCGTCGTATGAGCGGGATGGACCGTTGCTGTTAAAAACTCCATTAAACAAACCTGTGCAAATAAGCCGCCAAGTCCTCCATTTCTCAAATATTCTACAGAAGCTAGTACGTCATAGTTTCATGTCTCTACCTACCGAATCCGGTATCAATAGTTTAGACAGACTATCAATGATGAAGAagtatacagcctgttcgggaggccgtatcgtatcgtggattatttactgctggctggtttgatgtgagaggaaaacactattcccgactgaaaatttacaatcgtttacgagcaagcgaacagactgatagTTTTAGATTGTTTGGCACGTAACCTGGCCATTGCATCATGGTAGTCACAATAGCAATatgctcaacaacaacaataatacaCCAAACTATAGAAGTTTATCGACAACTGTATACCCAAAGTGGGTAGCAATTATAATTTAATCAGGTATGACAGAGAAGAGGAGTATTGTTGTGGTCTACTATGTGTAGTTGGGTTCCAATTAAGCTAAATACTACACCGATCACCATGGCTAAGCCTACGTTTTATGTGTCACTTATAGCTAAAACTTGGAATGACCATTTGAGACCCTATTCGTATTTTTCATTGAAATAAAACCCAAGGTTGCAATTAATAGCCATAATTCAAAAATCTAGTTTTGGATTATGAcgtaaagaaaaaaaatcaaactgaAAAAATTCTGAGCCTTGGTTATCTTATGGCAATGTAATCTCTCATGTTCCAAAGGAAAGAATATATTCATATGTTTAATTTATGGTTGGGCTTGGGCAAAAGAAATTTATAATTTTATCCTAATTACTACTATACCAAGTCCAAATAGTATACAACTTGTAGATTATTCATAAAACAATGTTGAAGTAATATAATATCACACTTTTAGTCTCAGCATGTTTTATGTTTTAGACTGATGTCCACTTGCTAGTTGCCACGACACCCAACGCTGAACATTCTCCTCTGTCAACAGCTGTTCGTTTCGACCTATTCATTCATACCTGACTTATAATCCATAGTTGACGATATTTTTCTCTAACGGCAAATCAGCCCGGAGCCCTGCCTTTATACAATTCAGCCGAAACGCTGTTGGAACCACTGCCTTTTGCGCTAGCTTCCAGAGCATCACCACCTCCACACCACCGCCCCAGCTCGCTTCCCTCCCCGCTACGCGGTCGCTCACCACTCACCACTCACCACCGCTTCCATGCTCCCCGCGCCGTCTCCAGCTCGCGAAACGTAGCTCCAGATCCTCTCCCCCATCCACCGCACCGCATTACCCTCAGATCCACCCCGCGAGCTCATTTCAGATCCACCCATGCGCCTCCCGGTCCTTTTCGCCCTCCAGCTGGTCGCCTTGGCGGCGGCAGCAGCTTCGGCGGCCGAGGCCGCGGCGACGCTCTCTTCGAGGATGGTGCACCGTCTGTCCGACAAGGCTCGGCTGGAGGCGGGCCCGCGTGCGGGGTGGTGGCCGCAGCGCGGAAGCGGGGAGTACTACCGCGCGCTGGTGAGGAGCGATCTCCAGCGGCAGAAGCGGCGGCTCGCGGGCAAGTACCAGCTCCTCTCGCTCTCAAAGGGCGGCAGCACCTTCTCCCCCGGCAACGACTTAGGCTGGTGCGCTTCATTCCCTGCCCCCGTTGGATCTTCCGTCCCTCAACTTTTCACTGTGAATGTTATAGTGTTAATAACATTTTGAATTCGTACTACGAGACAGCTACACAAAAAAATCGGCgttattattatatataaaaaGGATTAAATTTCTTCTACCCGTACGGGTTGCATTGCCATTTTGGTCGGGATAGGCATAGGCTGTGTTTTGCTGTTTTTTACTGTCAGAGCTAGCCAGCTAGGTACTACTAAGTTGTGTTTTACTGTTTTTACTTTCGGAGCTAGTACGTGCTTTGCTGCAAAAGTTGTAAGCTAATCTTATTTCATCTACCTTTCGGTGTGAAGGTTATATTACGCTTGGGTGGATGTTGGGACGCCTACTACCTCCTTTTTGGTTGCATTGGATACTGGAAGTGACCTGTTCTGGGTACCCTGTGACTGTATCCAGTGTGCCCCTTTGTCTGGCTACCGTGGAAATCTGGTATGCATCCCCTTTGTTCAGTAGCTTGATGTTAATATCTGAAGATGTCGTATTGTGACACAGCTGTCAACTTGAGTTGAATCTGTTTTTTTCCAAAGACATATTTGACTTGTTCATGCAAAATTGCTGGTGCAGATGATGACCTGACTCTTCACATTTCTATTACGTAATGCACAAATCTCGGTTGAAGAAACTAATACATGACATGCAGTTTGCTTTAATTTCATTGACTATGGAAATTATTGGAAAAAAATGCAAAGCGGTTCTAAACTTGGAAACTAACATGACTGATCTCTGATCTATAAACTTCTCATCGTGTCTCTGCAGTCATCTTCAGTTTAAATTTCACTATAGTCACTGTTCTTGGCCGCATGCAAGTTGTGGCGCAAAGTATGCACACCATTATGTGACCCTAAAATACCACATGAAAAATCCATCTATATTTTGATGGAAAGTAATTTCCCAACCGCTCGCGTTCAACTGCAATTTTGGCAGTGCAATTAAATTTGTGCTACCACCAAAATGGCACATGCGTCATGCTATAAATCTCATGTAATGGTCCAGTGTAAGTTGCACAAGCACACCTACAATTCATTGCCGATTTTGGCTATTACCTGAGTGACTGACTTAGGAGTCCAAGTGGTGGTGTCATGTGTAAACTTTGGTTCTCTTCAATTTTGTTCATTTTAAGTTCTATTTCTTCCTAACAAGTGCAAAAACAAGAGGTGACTACCATATATTTAAGCAGTTTAGTGCTTATTTTCAGTGATTGATTGGCAGGTGCTCCGTCATAAATGGAGCATCTATTATGCAGGATAGAGATCTTGGAATATACAAGCCTGCTGAATCGACGACAAGTCGGCATCTTCCTTGCAGCCACGAGCTATGCCAATCAGGTTCAGGCTGCACAAACCCAAAGCAGCCTTGCCCATACAATATTGACTACTTTTCAGAAAATACTACCAGCTCTGGTTTGCTAATTGAGGATACACTACACTTGAACTCCAGGGAGGGCCATGTACCAGTGAACGCTTCAGTTATTATTGGGTAATTTTCTGCCGCTTTCTGTCAACAGGAACTTTGTACTTTTGCTTCATAAGCAAATACTGTTTCCATGGCATAAAGGAGTAATGCTACTTGACAAATCACACTGTCCTCACATGGATCGTTGTTAGTGAACTACATTTCCATTGCTGCACATTTACTGGTGAAGTACTCAATTACTCTGTACACTTTGTAGGTATCGGATCTGTGCATTTGCTTAAAACATTAGTATGTTTAGCCATAGCCACTCGCCCAGTCCTTACCTTTTGATTTCATCTTGCTTTGTTACTGAGCTTCAATGCAATCTTGTAACAAAATAATTGGAGTTGCTCAATAGTCGATTGTCATGATTTGCTGACTTTCTGGCACTTAGTTTTACTGACATAGTGTGTCCTTCGGGTATAGCTGTGGTCGAAAGCAAAGTGGTGACTATCTGGATGGTATTGCACCGGATGGACTCCTTGGCCTTGGAATGGCAGATATTTCAGTTCCTAGTTTCCTTGCAAGAGCTGGACTAGTTCGGAATTCCTTCTCGATGTGCTTTGAGGAAGATAGTTCTGGGAGAATTTTTTTTGGAGATCAAGGGGTGTCCTCTCAACAGTCTACACCGTTCGTTCCTCTGTATGGCAAACTGTGAGTGGCTCAAAGTGATTAACTCATGAACTAATGCAATCAGTTTTTGCAGTGGTTCTTGAAATTCTTTAAAGCGGCACTTACATCTTTCTTTCTTAATTTTCCAGTCAAACTTATGCTGTTAATGTCGACAAATCTTGTATTGGACATAAATGTCTTGAGGGTACTAGCTTCCAGGCCTTAGTCGATAGTGGAACATCATTTACTTCTCTTCCTCCAGACGTTTACAAGGCTTTCACAATGGAGGTGGACATCCACGCATTTGCAGCTGGTTTGCTAATGGATATTTTTCAGTAAATCAGTACTAATTTCGTATAAATTTCAGTTTGACAAACAAATGAATGCTTCAAGggtgccttatgaagacagtACCTGGAAATACTGCTACAGTGCTAGGTAACTTCTGGCTTCATTTAGGTCTTAGTTTCATTTCTCTGATTGTGTAGAAGGAATTCGCTGATATGTGATTATATGCAGTCCTCTTGAGATGCCTGATGTGCCAACAATAACCCTGGCATTTGCTGCGAACAAGAGCTTCCAGGCTGTTAATCCTATATTTCCATTTAATGACAAACAGGTATGTCCTCTTTGTTGGGCAAGGAAAAAATAGTGTCCTCAAAATCAATCAGCCGAGAATGATGTATAGTCTTGTCAAGTGAATCCTAATTGGCTAATTGTGTCCTTTTGCTGTCAAGTCTAAGCTCCTGAATGGAAATGTGGCTCAGTTGAGCTTGCTTCCATAACATACTGATATATAATTTGATCTGAGTTAGTATATTTAAAGCCTACATGCATAACTTAGCTAACATAAGTATTCATGTTTCCACATTTGTTTGATCTTAAAGTATGTGCAGGATAAATGCTTTGTTTAGTTTGCATGACTGGTTTGCCCATAGACCCCTAGAATATGATGTTTTCGTTTAATTATAAATGGCCTTGGAGAGGGGATTAGGAGGGTACAGGTTCTTGGGATTTAATGAGCGACCCTTTTATGAGCGAGGTCTTATATAGTTGTAGATTACCATTCACATGGAATTTGTCTGTAGCAGCAGATCATCTTGTATGCTGATTTATGTTACAGGGAGCGCTTGCTGGGTTCTGCTTAGCTGTGCTGCCATCAACAGAACCTATTGGAATTATTGCCCGTAAGTGCCCAAATGAATCTGTGCGGTTTGTTCTTTTGGTTTTTAGTGTTCATACATACAATATAATTTTCAAATGCAGAAAATTTCCTGGTTGGATACCATGTTGTCTTCGACAGAGAAAGCATGAAGTTGGGTTGGTACAGCTCTGAATGTAAGCCATCTGCCAGAATAGACCAAATTCTACCATTCACCTGGTACTCCGGAAGTCTTAAATATGGTAACGTCCATTCCTGTGAACGCAGGCCGCGACGTTGACAACAGCACGACCGTGCCGTTGGGCCCATCGCAGCACGACAATCCAGAGGACCCGTTGCCGTCGAACGAGCAGCAGACTTCCCCGGCCGTGACGCCTGCAACGGCAGGCACTGCTCCGCTCTCCAGTGCAACGACGAATCTACAGATGCTTCTTGCTAGCTCATACCGGTTGCTGTTACTGACAACGTCCACTGTGTTCTTCATCTCATGAACAACTGATATTATACTAATCGATAGCCCTGTATATTGTATGTGCTTTATATATGGTGTTTTCTGTTGCTCTAGAGGTTAATAGATCAGCTGTATTTTGCCCCCATTATTGGCCCTTTGGATCCCCCCTGTCCCTGTGCCCCGCGACAATCGGTCTCAAAGTCTGAACCTTCTCTAGCAAGGCTGTAGGCCCTGCGCATGTAGCAGGCGTCGCCTTGGCTTTTGCCTGAGTGCCTGATTCATCCTGAATTTCTTGTGCGTGCCTAGTGATCCCCAACTTGGAATGCTGCCATGTAACGTTCAGAAATGGCGCGGAAACCAGCATGCCCTCGCAGTCTGCTTGCACATCATCATCTATCATCTTTCACACGCATGGGGTGATGGGCTGATGGGCATGGCCAAATCCACTTTCCAAAGGTGCAGCGATGCAGTCGATTTCTTGCACACTCCACTCGCCCCCGAAACGCCGGTGCGTGCTCTGCTACTGCTAGTCTGATTGGCCTACTGCAACACACAACCGCACCACCATTCCACTGCGCTGCACAGCACAACCGTCACATGAGACGAGACCTCGCCGTCCTCGCGCCAGCACACGGCTCCTCGCCTCACTTTTCCCCCTCGTTGTGTTCTCTTGTCAGCCTCCAACACAAGACACACCAGCACGCAcacccctctcctctctcccGTCCCCTCACTCAGTCACAGACCATCTCGCCATTGCCTAGCTAGTTCAAAAGGCCTCCGAAGTCGAACAGTTCCTGCCGGGTGCCGGCCTCGTACATACAAAGCCAGACAGTGTCCCTCCAGAGTCCAGAGTAGCCTAGCTAGGCTCCTTCCCTCACCTGTTCCCCATTTTACAGCTCACAAAGGAGTTCACCCATCAACCAGCTTGCTGCATTCCCCATGGGAGGCGCCATGAGGCAGCTGCTTAGCTTGCTGGGAGCGATCAATGGCCGCcccagggagaagaagaagaagatgacgctGCGGCGGCGCCTGGTGCAGACGGTGGAGCTCAGGGTCAGGATGGACTGCGAGCGCTGCGAGCGCGAGGTCAAGAAAGCGCTCTCCGGCATGAGAGGTTGGTCATGCCTCACGTTGGTCCCCTGGCCCCTACGCATTCGCACCAAGTTTTCGTTGCTCGCTAGCATTGCGCCCTTGACCATGACTCCTCTCTTCTGCGCCCTGATGATGAGCTCTCTGCACTCTGCACTCTGCAGTCTGCACTCACTGAGTCAGTCAGTAATGACCATCATGTCCTTTCAGCACAAGCTTTTCCCAGCATACATTTTTTTTTTCATCACTGCAATAATGCAGCAGCATATGGCGACACCTAAACATTGAGCGACACTAGCAAAAGAAGTTCCACTTCGAATCGAAGTGCTCTTGTGAAGAGAAGCCCAAATTTACAGCGGCAATTAATTAATATTAATAACTCTGATGAAGCTGCCGCCTGCACTGCAGGAGTGCAGCATGTGGAGGTGAACAGGCTGCAGCAGAAGGTGGCGGTGACTGGCGAGGTGGACCCGGTCGCGGTGCTGCGGAGGGCTCAGTCCACGGGGAAGAAGGCGGAGCCGTGGCCCGGGCCCCAGAACACTGCCGGCTACTACACCCCGGCGGCCGCGGTCCTCTACGGCATCGGGGCGGCCCAGCTGCAGGCCCACGACGGCAGGTGGGCCAACCCGGCTGGCTACTACTACCCGTACCAGGTCCCGGTGATGGAGGCGGCCATCGGCGCCGAGCAGATCACCAGTCTGTTCAGCGACGACAACCCCAACGCCTGCTCCGTCATGTGACGCCTGCGTGTGTTTTCAAGACAACAGCTCAGTTATCAGGCTCGTGGTTTAGCCGATAGAGTATCAAGCAGGAGTAGCTGTAGTGTGGCAGCATCGCCAGTTCGTCACTGTAAATCTCGTGAGGTTTCTATGTGCTTAAATTAGGGAAACATGCAGCAGAGTTTAGGACTACTACTACGTGGTTACATTAGGGGGAAGAATGCTTAGGTCGATTG is from Miscanthus floridulus cultivar M001 chromosome 7, ASM1932011v1, whole genome shotgun sequence and encodes:
- the LOC136464472 gene encoding heavy metal-associated isoprenylated plant protein 20-like isoform X1, whose protein sequence is MGGAMRQLLSLLGAINGRPREKKKKMTLRRRLVQTVELRVRMDCERCEREVKKALSGMRAAACTAGVQHVEVNRLQQKVAVTGEVDPVAVLRRAQSTGKKAEPWPGPQNTAGYYTPAAAVLYGIGAAQLQAHDGRWANPAGYYYPYQVPVMEAAIGAEQITSLFSDDNPNACSVM
- the LOC136464471 gene encoding aspartic proteinase-like protein 1 isoform X1; protein product: MRLPVLFALQLVALAAAAASAAEAAATLSSRMVHRLSDKARLEAGPRAGWWPQRGSGEYYRALVRSDLQRQKRRLAGKYQLLSLSKGGSTFSPGNDLGWLYYAWVDVGTPTTSFLVALDTGSDLFWVPCDCIQCAPLSGYRGNLDRDLGIYKPAESTTSRHLPCSHELCQSGSGCTNPKQPCPYNIDYFSENTTSSGLLIEDTLHLNSREGHVPVNASVIIGCGRKQSGDYLDGIAPDGLLGLGMADISVPSFLARAGLVRNSFSMCFEEDSSGRIFFGDQGVSSQQSTPFVPLYGKLQTYAVNVDKSCIGHKCLEGTSFQALVDSGTSFTSLPPDVYKAFTMEFDKQMNASRVPYEDSTWKYCYSASPLEMPDVPTITLAFAANKSFQAVNPIFPFNDKQGALAGFCLAVLPSTEPIGIIAQNFLVGYHVVFDRESMKLGWYSSECRDVDNSTTVPLGPSQHDNPEDPLPSNEQQTSPAVTPATAGTAPLSSATTNLQMLLASSYRLLLLTTSTVFFIS
- the LOC136464472 gene encoding heavy metal-associated isoprenylated plant protein 20-like isoform X2, whose amino-acid sequence is MGGAMRQLLSLLGAINGRPREKKKKMTLRRRLVQTVELRVRMDCERCEREVKKALSGMRGVQHVEVNRLQQKVAVTGEVDPVAVLRRAQSTGKKAEPWPGPQNTAGYYTPAAAVLYGIGAAQLQAHDGRWANPAGYYYPYQVPVMEAAIGAEQITSLFSDDNPNACSVM
- the LOC136464471 gene encoding aspartic proteinase-like protein 1 isoform X2: MLGRLLPPFWLHWILEVTCSGYPVTVSSVPLCLATVEIWCSVINGASIMQDRDLGIYKPAESTTSRHLPCSHELCQSGSGCTNPKQPCPYNIDYFSENTTSSGLLIEDTLHLNSREGHVPVNASVIIGCGRKQSGDYLDGIAPDGLLGLGMADISVPSFLARAGLVRNSFSMCFEEDSSGRIFFGDQGVSSQQSTPFVPLYGKLQTYAVNVDKSCIGHKCLEGTSFQALVDSGTSFTSLPPDVYKAFTMEFDKQMNASRVPYEDSTWKYCYSASPLEMPDVPTITLAFAANKSFQAVNPIFPFNDKQGALAGFCLAVLPSTEPIGIIAQNFLVGYHVVFDRESMKLGWYSSECRDVDNSTTVPLGPSQHDNPEDPLPSNEQQTSPAVTPATAGTAPLSSATTNLQMLLASSYRLLLLTTSTVFFIS